One stretch of Scatophagus argus isolate fScaArg1 chromosome 18, fScaArg1.pri, whole genome shotgun sequence DNA includes these proteins:
- the mak gene encoding serine/threonine-protein kinase MAK isoform X9: MRTHSPHRSCRCFHTSRAQTGFLFLLTAFLSFLFHAAFLPFLPLCSAARENKMFSESEIRNIMFQVLSGLVFVHKHGFFHRDMKPENLLCMGPELVKIADFGLAREIRSKPPYTDYVSTRWYRAPEVLLRSSTYSSPIDLWAVGCIMAELYTLRPLFPGNSEVDEIFKICQVLGTVKKTDWPEGYQLASAMNFRFPQCVPTNLKTLIPNASNEAITLMRDLLQWDPKKRPTAVQALRYPYFQVGQILGPRPHSQEVKKVQARQQAQKQASEIKTDPQQSSSESKASTSSTKNQQQHQQQQQQQQQQPLQQIPVPQTESKPGGLSHVKAASLGTENNAGGGGGVGALKSGRRRWGQAVVKMSDSWEESDPSDTAASNSKKPSLGNPEEERSSKEQRPQPKEQKPLYSFSTVTKLPSNVKIGQMDSGLPGSAARQHYLSQSRYLPGLIQKNQTSSGDKELRGMTLRDLWENSSNTVNKPLAPIGGGLSVTRANAGNFVSTKYNLSGAYVPSFQKKEVGSVGQRIQLAPLAGQQTINLSSSPDNKKDKRKSAKAKPMSNSSLSETNEDYEGWKRRADRTQMKESSYSALGKTSGNLLTRAPAVQPVHGRVDWTSKYGGNR; encoded by the exons ATGCGAACACATTCACCTCACAGAAGCTGCAGGTGCTTCCACACATCCAGAGCGCAGACAGGATTTCTCTTTCTTCtaactgcttttctttcttttctctttcacgctgctttccttccttttctgcctctttgCTCTGCTGCTAGAGAGAATAAGATGTTCTCAGAGAGTGAAATTAGGAACATCATGTTCCAAGTGCTTTCTGGGCTGGTTTTTGTACATAAGCATG gtttctttCATCGAGACATGAAGCCAGAGAACCTGCTGTGCATGGGTCCAGAACTGGTCAAAATAGCAGACTTTGGACTGGCCAGAGAGATCCGCTCCAAACCTCCCTACACAGACTACGTATCAACCAGATG GTACCGAGCTCCAGAGGTCCTGCTCCGGTCGTCTACCTACAGCTCTCCTATTGACCTGTGGGCTGTGGGATGCATCATGGCTGAACTCTACACTCTCAGACCTCTTTTCCCTGGGAACAGTGAGGTGGATGAGATCTTTAAGATCTGCCAGGTCCTCGGCACTGTCAAAAAG ACGGATTGGCCAGAGGGCTACCAACTGGCTTCTGCTATGAACTTTCGCTTCCCCCAGTGTGTGCCAACCAACCTGAAGACCCTCATCCCAAATGCCAGCAATGAGGCTATCACACTGATGAGAGACCTGCTGCAGTGGGACCCCAAGAAAAGACCCACTGCTGTACAG GCCCTGCGTTACCCGTACTTCCAGGTTGGACAGATCTTAGGGCCGCGTCCTCACAGCCAGGAGGTCAAGAAGGTTCAGGCCCGGCAGCAGGCCCAGAAGCAGGCCTCAGAGATAAAGACTGACCCCCAGCAGTCTTCCTCCGAGTCCAAAGCCTCCACATCCTCCACcaaaaaccagcagcagcaccaacagcaacagcagcagcagcagcagcagcctcttcAGCAGATTCCCGTTCCCCAAACTGAGAGTAAACCAGGAGGCCTCAGCCATGTG aaaGCAGCATCACTGGGCACTGAGAATAACGCTGGAGGTGGCGGCGGGGTGGGGGCACTGAAGAGTGGCCGCCGTCGCTGGGGACAGGCGGTGGTCAAGATGTCAGACAGCTGGGAGGAATCTGACCCGTCAGACACGGCCGCTTCCAACTCCAAGAAACCCAGCCTGGGGAacccagaggaggagaggagctcTAAGGAGCAGCGGCCACA GCCCAAGGAGCAGAAACCTCTGTATTCCTTCAGCACAGTTACTAAGTTACCCAGCAATGTTAAGATTGGCCAAATGGACTCCGGTCTCCCAGGATCTGCGGCACGGCAGCACTACCTGAGCCAATCACGATATTTGCCAG GGCTAATCCAGAAGAATCAGACTTCTTCTGGAGATAAGGAGCTGCGTGGCATGACGCTGCGCGACCTGTGGGAGAACTCCTCGAACACCGTAAATAAGCCGCTCGCTCCCATTGGAGGAGGATTATCTGTCACCAGAGCCAACGCAG ggaACTTTGTAAGCACCAAATACAACCTCTCTGGTGCTTATGTGCCTTCATTCCAAAAGAAAGAAGTGGGCTCGGTGGGACAGAGAATCCAGCTTGCCCCTCTGGCAGGCCAGCAAACAA TCaatctctcttcttctcctgataataaaaaagacaaacgaAAATCTGCAAAGGCCAAGCCCATGTCCAACTCATCCTTGAGTGAAACTAATGAAG ATTACGAAGGCTGGAAGAGGAGGGCAGACAGGACTCAGATGAAGGAGAGCAGCTACTCAGCCCTGGGGAAAACCTCCGGGAACCTGCTGACCAGAGCTCCCGCCGTGCAGCCCGTCCACGGCCGGGTGGACTGGACGTCCAAATACGGTGGAAATCGGTAG
- the mak gene encoding serine/threonine-protein kinase MAK isoform X1, protein MNRYTTLRQLGDGTYGSVLMGRSNESGELVAIKRMKRKFYSWEECMNLREVKSLKKLNHANVVKLKEVIRENDHLYFVFEYMKENLYQLMKDRKKLFPESVIRNISFQILQGLSFIHKHGFFHRDMKPENLLCMGPELVKIADFGLAREIRSKPPYTDYVSTRWYRAPEVLLRSSTYSSPIDLWAVGCIMAELYTLRPLFPGNSEVDEIFKICQVLGTVKKTDWPEGYQLASAMNFRFPQCVPTNLKTLIPNASNEAITLMRDLLQWDPKKRPTAVQALRYPYFQVGQILGPRPHSQEVKKVQARQQAQKQASEIKTDPQQSSSESKASTSSTKNQQQHQQQQQQQQQQPLQQIPVPQTESKPGGLSHVKAASLGTENNAGGGGGVGALKSGRRRWGQAVVKMSDSWEESDPSDTAASNSKKPSLGNPEEERSSKEQRPQPKEQKPLYSFSTVTKLPSNVKIGQMDSGLPGSAARQHYLSQSRYLPGLIQKNQTSSGDKELRGMTLRDLWENSSNTVNKPLAPIGGGLSVTRANAEENVSKCVDSPPEKTVVKERILEKIDLSKGNFVSTKYNLSGAYVPSFQKKEVGSVGQRIQLAPLAGQQTSKILIHVGKANKVLPDTVRSDDLPASPFVRLTIGFKVTAVLCPLTLTSTSVFFSVQVLVNVSFQTLTHWRCVSALPSLLQSISLLLLIIKKTNENLQRPSPCPTHP, encoded by the exons gatgaagaggaagttTTATTCCTGGGAGGAATGTATGAACCTGAGAGAGGTGAAG TCTCTGAAGAAGCTGAACCATGCGAATGTGGTGAAACTGAAGGAGGTAATCAGAGAGAACGATCACCTCTACTTTGTCTTTGAGTACATGAAGGAGAACCTCTACCAGCTTATGAAGGACAG aaaaaaattgTTCCCCGAATCAGTGATACGAAACATAAGCTTTCAGATTTTACAAGGCCTGTCGTTTATTCACAAACATG gtttctttCATCGAGACATGAAGCCAGAGAACCTGCTGTGCATGGGTCCAGAACTGGTCAAAATAGCAGACTTTGGACTGGCCAGAGAGATCCGCTCCAAACCTCCCTACACAGACTACGTATCAACCAGATG GTACCGAGCTCCAGAGGTCCTGCTCCGGTCGTCTACCTACAGCTCTCCTATTGACCTGTGGGCTGTGGGATGCATCATGGCTGAACTCTACACTCTCAGACCTCTTTTCCCTGGGAACAGTGAGGTGGATGAGATCTTTAAGATCTGCCAGGTCCTCGGCACTGTCAAAAAG ACGGATTGGCCAGAGGGCTACCAACTGGCTTCTGCTATGAACTTTCGCTTCCCCCAGTGTGTGCCAACCAACCTGAAGACCCTCATCCCAAATGCCAGCAATGAGGCTATCACACTGATGAGAGACCTGCTGCAGTGGGACCCCAAGAAAAGACCCACTGCTGTACAG GCCCTGCGTTACCCGTACTTCCAGGTTGGACAGATCTTAGGGCCGCGTCCTCACAGCCAGGAGGTCAAGAAGGTTCAGGCCCGGCAGCAGGCCCAGAAGCAGGCCTCAGAGATAAAGACTGACCCCCAGCAGTCTTCCTCCGAGTCCAAAGCCTCCACATCCTCCACcaaaaaccagcagcagcaccaacagcaacagcagcagcagcagcagcagcctcttcAGCAGATTCCCGTTCCCCAAACTGAGAGTAAACCAGGAGGCCTCAGCCATGTG aaaGCAGCATCACTGGGCACTGAGAATAACGCTGGAGGTGGCGGCGGGGTGGGGGCACTGAAGAGTGGCCGCCGTCGCTGGGGACAGGCGGTGGTCAAGATGTCAGACAGCTGGGAGGAATCTGACCCGTCAGACACGGCCGCTTCCAACTCCAAGAAACCCAGCCTGGGGAacccagaggaggagaggagctcTAAGGAGCAGCGGCCACA GCCCAAGGAGCAGAAACCTCTGTATTCCTTCAGCACAGTTACTAAGTTACCCAGCAATGTTAAGATTGGCCAAATGGACTCCGGTCTCCCAGGATCTGCGGCACGGCAGCACTACCTGAGCCAATCACGATATTTGCCAG GGCTAATCCAGAAGAATCAGACTTCTTCTGGAGATAAGGAGCTGCGTGGCATGACGCTGCGCGACCTGTGGGAGAACTCCTCGAACACCGTAAATAAGCCGCTCGCTCCCATTGGAGGAGGATTATCTGTCACCAGAGCCAACGCAG AAGAGAACGTCTCTAAATGTGTGGACAGCCCACCAGAGAAAACTGTTGTGAAGGAGAGAATACTGGAGAAAATTGATCTCTCCAAAG ggaACTTTGTAAGCACCAAATACAACCTCTCTGGTGCTTATGTGCCTTCATTCCAAAAGAAAGAAGTGGGCTCGGTGGGACAGAGAATCCAGCTTGCCCCTCTGGCAGGCCAGCAAACAAGTAAGATTTTAATCCATGTGGGGAAAGCTAACAAAGTGCTTCCTGATACTGTTAGATCAGATGACCTCCCCGCGTCCCCGTTTGTCCGGCTCACCATCGGATTTAAAGtgactgctgttttgtgtcCTTTAACGCTAACTTCTACttcagtctttttctctgttcaggTTCTTGTAAACGTTTCTTTCCAAACTCTCACTCACTGGCGCTGTGTTTCTGCTCTTCCCTCACTCCTTCAGTCaatctctcttcttctcctgataataaaaaagacaaacgaAAATCTGCAAAGGCCAAGCCCATGTCCAACTCATCCTTGA
- the mak gene encoding serine/threonine-protein kinase MAK isoform X10, with amino-acid sequence MKPENLLCMGPELVKIADFGLAREIRSKPPYTDYVSTRWYRAPEVLLRSSTYSSPIDLWAVGCIMAELYTLRPLFPGNSEVDEIFKICQVLGTVKKTDWPEGYQLASAMNFRFPQCVPTNLKTLIPNASNEAITLMRDLLQWDPKKRPTAVQALRYPYFQVGQILGPRPHSQEVKKVQARQQAQKQASEIKTDPQQSSSESKASTSSTKNQQQHQQQQQQQQQQPLQQIPVPQTESKPGGLSHVKAASLGTENNAGGGGGVGALKSGRRRWGQAVVKMSDSWEESDPSDTAASNSKKPSLGNPEEERSSKEQRPQPKEQKPLYSFSTVTKLPSNVKIGQMDSGLPGSAARQHYLSQSRYLPGLIQKNQTSSGDKELRGMTLRDLWENSSNTVNKPLAPIGGGLSVTRANAEENVSKCVDSPPEKTVVKERILEKIDLSKGNFVSTKYNLSGAYVPSFQKKEVGSVGQRIQLAPLAGQQTSKILIHVGKANKVLPDTVRSDDLPASPFVRLTIGFKVTAVLCPLTLTSTSVFFSVQVLVNVSFQTLTHWRCVSALPSLLQSISLLLLIIKKTNENLQRPSPCPTHP; translated from the exons ATGAAGCCAGAGAACCTGCTGTGCATGGGTCCAGAACTGGTCAAAATAGCAGACTTTGGACTGGCCAGAGAGATCCGCTCCAAACCTCCCTACACAGACTACGTATCAACCAGATG GTACCGAGCTCCAGAGGTCCTGCTCCGGTCGTCTACCTACAGCTCTCCTATTGACCTGTGGGCTGTGGGATGCATCATGGCTGAACTCTACACTCTCAGACCTCTTTTCCCTGGGAACAGTGAGGTGGATGAGATCTTTAAGATCTGCCAGGTCCTCGGCACTGTCAAAAAG ACGGATTGGCCAGAGGGCTACCAACTGGCTTCTGCTATGAACTTTCGCTTCCCCCAGTGTGTGCCAACCAACCTGAAGACCCTCATCCCAAATGCCAGCAATGAGGCTATCACACTGATGAGAGACCTGCTGCAGTGGGACCCCAAGAAAAGACCCACTGCTGTACAG GCCCTGCGTTACCCGTACTTCCAGGTTGGACAGATCTTAGGGCCGCGTCCTCACAGCCAGGAGGTCAAGAAGGTTCAGGCCCGGCAGCAGGCCCAGAAGCAGGCCTCAGAGATAAAGACTGACCCCCAGCAGTCTTCCTCCGAGTCCAAAGCCTCCACATCCTCCACcaaaaaccagcagcagcaccaacagcaacagcagcagcagcagcagcagcctcttcAGCAGATTCCCGTTCCCCAAACTGAGAGTAAACCAGGAGGCCTCAGCCATGTG aaaGCAGCATCACTGGGCACTGAGAATAACGCTGGAGGTGGCGGCGGGGTGGGGGCACTGAAGAGTGGCCGCCGTCGCTGGGGACAGGCGGTGGTCAAGATGTCAGACAGCTGGGAGGAATCTGACCCGTCAGACACGGCCGCTTCCAACTCCAAGAAACCCAGCCTGGGGAacccagaggaggagaggagctcTAAGGAGCAGCGGCCACA GCCCAAGGAGCAGAAACCTCTGTATTCCTTCAGCACAGTTACTAAGTTACCCAGCAATGTTAAGATTGGCCAAATGGACTCCGGTCTCCCAGGATCTGCGGCACGGCAGCACTACCTGAGCCAATCACGATATTTGCCAG GGCTAATCCAGAAGAATCAGACTTCTTCTGGAGATAAGGAGCTGCGTGGCATGACGCTGCGCGACCTGTGGGAGAACTCCTCGAACACCGTAAATAAGCCGCTCGCTCCCATTGGAGGAGGATTATCTGTCACCAGAGCCAACGCAG AAGAGAACGTCTCTAAATGTGTGGACAGCCCACCAGAGAAAACTGTTGTGAAGGAGAGAATACTGGAGAAAATTGATCTCTCCAAAG ggaACTTTGTAAGCACCAAATACAACCTCTCTGGTGCTTATGTGCCTTCATTCCAAAAGAAAGAAGTGGGCTCGGTGGGACAGAGAATCCAGCTTGCCCCTCTGGCAGGCCAGCAAACAAGTAAGATTTTAATCCATGTGGGGAAAGCTAACAAAGTGCTTCCTGATACTGTTAGATCAGATGACCTCCCCGCGTCCCCGTTTGTCCGGCTCACCATCGGATTTAAAGtgactgctgttttgtgtcCTTTAACGCTAACTTCTACttcagtctttttctctgttcaggTTCTTGTAAACGTTTCTTTCCAAACTCTCACTCACTGGCGCTGTGTTTCTGCTCTTCCCTCACTCCTTCAGTCaatctctcttcttctcctgataataaaaaagacaaacgaAAATCTGCAAAGGCCAAGCCCATGTCCAACTCATCCTTGA
- the mak gene encoding serine/threonine-protein kinase MAK isoform X4, with translation MRTHSPHRSCRCFHTSRAQTGFLFLLTAFLSFLFHAAFLPFLPLCSAARENKMFSESEIRNIMFQVLSGLVFVHKHGFFHRDMKPENLLCMGPELVKIADFGLAREIRSKPPYTDYVSTRWYRAPEVLLRSSTYSSPIDLWAVGCIMAELYTLRPLFPGNSEVDEIFKICQVLGTVKKTDWPEGYQLASAMNFRFPQCVPTNLKTLIPNASNEAITLMRDLLQWDPKKRPTAVQALRYPYFQVGQILGPRPHSQEVKKVQARQQAQKQASEIKTDPQQSSSESKASTSSTKNQQQHQQQQQQQQQQPLQQIPVPQTESKPGGLSHVKAASLGTENNAGGGGGVGALKSGRRRWGQAVVKMSDSWEESDPSDTAASNSKKPSLGNPEEERSSKEQRPQPKEQKPLYSFSTVTKLPSNVKIGQMDSGLPGSAARQHYLSQSRYLPGLIQKNQTSSGDKELRGMTLRDLWENSSNTVNKPLAPIGGGLSVTRANAEENVSKCVDSPPEKTVVKERILEKIDLSKGNFVSTKYNLSGAYVPSFQKKEVGSVGQRIQLAPLAGQQTSKILIHVGKANKVLPDTVRSDDLPASPFVRLTIGFKVTAVLCPLTLTSTSVFFSVQVLVNVSFQTLTHWRCVSALPSLLQSISLLLLIIKKTNENLQRPSPCPTHP, from the exons ATGCGAACACATTCACCTCACAGAAGCTGCAGGTGCTTCCACACATCCAGAGCGCAGACAGGATTTCTCTTTCTTCtaactgcttttctttcttttctctttcacgctgctttccttccttttctgcctctttgCTCTGCTGCTAGAGAGAATAAGATGTTCTCAGAGAGTGAAATTAGGAACATCATGTTCCAAGTGCTTTCTGGGCTGGTTTTTGTACATAAGCATG gtttctttCATCGAGACATGAAGCCAGAGAACCTGCTGTGCATGGGTCCAGAACTGGTCAAAATAGCAGACTTTGGACTGGCCAGAGAGATCCGCTCCAAACCTCCCTACACAGACTACGTATCAACCAGATG GTACCGAGCTCCAGAGGTCCTGCTCCGGTCGTCTACCTACAGCTCTCCTATTGACCTGTGGGCTGTGGGATGCATCATGGCTGAACTCTACACTCTCAGACCTCTTTTCCCTGGGAACAGTGAGGTGGATGAGATCTTTAAGATCTGCCAGGTCCTCGGCACTGTCAAAAAG ACGGATTGGCCAGAGGGCTACCAACTGGCTTCTGCTATGAACTTTCGCTTCCCCCAGTGTGTGCCAACCAACCTGAAGACCCTCATCCCAAATGCCAGCAATGAGGCTATCACACTGATGAGAGACCTGCTGCAGTGGGACCCCAAGAAAAGACCCACTGCTGTACAG GCCCTGCGTTACCCGTACTTCCAGGTTGGACAGATCTTAGGGCCGCGTCCTCACAGCCAGGAGGTCAAGAAGGTTCAGGCCCGGCAGCAGGCCCAGAAGCAGGCCTCAGAGATAAAGACTGACCCCCAGCAGTCTTCCTCCGAGTCCAAAGCCTCCACATCCTCCACcaaaaaccagcagcagcaccaacagcaacagcagcagcagcagcagcagcctcttcAGCAGATTCCCGTTCCCCAAACTGAGAGTAAACCAGGAGGCCTCAGCCATGTG aaaGCAGCATCACTGGGCACTGAGAATAACGCTGGAGGTGGCGGCGGGGTGGGGGCACTGAAGAGTGGCCGCCGTCGCTGGGGACAGGCGGTGGTCAAGATGTCAGACAGCTGGGAGGAATCTGACCCGTCAGACACGGCCGCTTCCAACTCCAAGAAACCCAGCCTGGGGAacccagaggaggagaggagctcTAAGGAGCAGCGGCCACA GCCCAAGGAGCAGAAACCTCTGTATTCCTTCAGCACAGTTACTAAGTTACCCAGCAATGTTAAGATTGGCCAAATGGACTCCGGTCTCCCAGGATCTGCGGCACGGCAGCACTACCTGAGCCAATCACGATATTTGCCAG GGCTAATCCAGAAGAATCAGACTTCTTCTGGAGATAAGGAGCTGCGTGGCATGACGCTGCGCGACCTGTGGGAGAACTCCTCGAACACCGTAAATAAGCCGCTCGCTCCCATTGGAGGAGGATTATCTGTCACCAGAGCCAACGCAG AAGAGAACGTCTCTAAATGTGTGGACAGCCCACCAGAGAAAACTGTTGTGAAGGAGAGAATACTGGAGAAAATTGATCTCTCCAAAG ggaACTTTGTAAGCACCAAATACAACCTCTCTGGTGCTTATGTGCCTTCATTCCAAAAGAAAGAAGTGGGCTCGGTGGGACAGAGAATCCAGCTTGCCCCTCTGGCAGGCCAGCAAACAAGTAAGATTTTAATCCATGTGGGGAAAGCTAACAAAGTGCTTCCTGATACTGTTAGATCAGATGACCTCCCCGCGTCCCCGTTTGTCCGGCTCACCATCGGATTTAAAGtgactgctgttttgtgtcCTTTAACGCTAACTTCTACttcagtctttttctctgttcaggTTCTTGTAAACGTTTCTTTCCAAACTCTCACTCACTGGCGCTGTGTTTCTGCTCTTCCCTCACTCCTTCAGTCaatctctcttcttctcctgataataaaaaagacaaacgaAAATCTGCAAAGGCCAAGCCCATGTCCAACTCATCCTTGA
- the mak gene encoding serine/threonine-protein kinase MAK isoform X3: protein MNRYTTLRQLGDGTYGSVLMGRSNESGELVAIKRMKRKFYSWEECMNLREVKSLKKLNHANVVKLKEVIRENDHLYFVFEYMKENLYQLMKDRKKLFPESVIRNISFQILQGLSFIHKHGFFHRDMKPENLLCMGPELVKIADFGLAREIRSKPPYTDYVSTRWYRAPEVLLRSSTYSSPIDLWAVGCIMAELYTLRPLFPGNSEVDEIFKICQVLGTVKKTDWPEGYQLASAMNFRFPQCVPTNLKTLIPNASNEAITLMRDLLQWDPKKRPTAVQALRYPYFQVGQILGPRPHSQEVKKVQARQQAQKQASEIKTDPQQSSSESKASTSSTKNQQQHQQQQQQQQQQPLQQIPVPQTESKPGGLSHVKAASLGTENNAGGGGGVGALKSGRRRWGQAVVKMSDSWEESDPSDTAASNSKKPSLGNPEEERSSKEQRPQPKEQKPLYSFSTVTKLPSNVKIGQMDSGLPGSAARQHYLSQSRYLPGLIQKNQTSSGDKELRGMTLRDLWENSSNTVNKPLAPIGGGLSVTRANAGNFVSTKYNLSGAYVPSFQKKEVGSVGQRIQLAPLAGQQTSKILIHVGKANKVLPDTVRSDDLPASPFVRLTIGFKVTAVLCPLTLTSTSVFFSVQVLVNVSFQTLTHWRCVSALPSLLQSISLLLLIIKKTNENLQRPSPCPTHP from the exons gatgaagaggaagttTTATTCCTGGGAGGAATGTATGAACCTGAGAGAGGTGAAG TCTCTGAAGAAGCTGAACCATGCGAATGTGGTGAAACTGAAGGAGGTAATCAGAGAGAACGATCACCTCTACTTTGTCTTTGAGTACATGAAGGAGAACCTCTACCAGCTTATGAAGGACAG aaaaaaattgTTCCCCGAATCAGTGATACGAAACATAAGCTTTCAGATTTTACAAGGCCTGTCGTTTATTCACAAACATG gtttctttCATCGAGACATGAAGCCAGAGAACCTGCTGTGCATGGGTCCAGAACTGGTCAAAATAGCAGACTTTGGACTGGCCAGAGAGATCCGCTCCAAACCTCCCTACACAGACTACGTATCAACCAGATG GTACCGAGCTCCAGAGGTCCTGCTCCGGTCGTCTACCTACAGCTCTCCTATTGACCTGTGGGCTGTGGGATGCATCATGGCTGAACTCTACACTCTCAGACCTCTTTTCCCTGGGAACAGTGAGGTGGATGAGATCTTTAAGATCTGCCAGGTCCTCGGCACTGTCAAAAAG ACGGATTGGCCAGAGGGCTACCAACTGGCTTCTGCTATGAACTTTCGCTTCCCCCAGTGTGTGCCAACCAACCTGAAGACCCTCATCCCAAATGCCAGCAATGAGGCTATCACACTGATGAGAGACCTGCTGCAGTGGGACCCCAAGAAAAGACCCACTGCTGTACAG GCCCTGCGTTACCCGTACTTCCAGGTTGGACAGATCTTAGGGCCGCGTCCTCACAGCCAGGAGGTCAAGAAGGTTCAGGCCCGGCAGCAGGCCCAGAAGCAGGCCTCAGAGATAAAGACTGACCCCCAGCAGTCTTCCTCCGAGTCCAAAGCCTCCACATCCTCCACcaaaaaccagcagcagcaccaacagcaacagcagcagcagcagcagcagcctcttcAGCAGATTCCCGTTCCCCAAACTGAGAGTAAACCAGGAGGCCTCAGCCATGTG aaaGCAGCATCACTGGGCACTGAGAATAACGCTGGAGGTGGCGGCGGGGTGGGGGCACTGAAGAGTGGCCGCCGTCGCTGGGGACAGGCGGTGGTCAAGATGTCAGACAGCTGGGAGGAATCTGACCCGTCAGACACGGCCGCTTCCAACTCCAAGAAACCCAGCCTGGGGAacccagaggaggagaggagctcTAAGGAGCAGCGGCCACA GCCCAAGGAGCAGAAACCTCTGTATTCCTTCAGCACAGTTACTAAGTTACCCAGCAATGTTAAGATTGGCCAAATGGACTCCGGTCTCCCAGGATCTGCGGCACGGCAGCACTACCTGAGCCAATCACGATATTTGCCAG GGCTAATCCAGAAGAATCAGACTTCTTCTGGAGATAAGGAGCTGCGTGGCATGACGCTGCGCGACCTGTGGGAGAACTCCTCGAACACCGTAAATAAGCCGCTCGCTCCCATTGGAGGAGGATTATCTGTCACCAGAGCCAACGCAG ggaACTTTGTAAGCACCAAATACAACCTCTCTGGTGCTTATGTGCCTTCATTCCAAAAGAAAGAAGTGGGCTCGGTGGGACAGAGAATCCAGCTTGCCCCTCTGGCAGGCCAGCAAACAAGTAAGATTTTAATCCATGTGGGGAAAGCTAACAAAGTGCTTCCTGATACTGTTAGATCAGATGACCTCCCCGCGTCCCCGTTTGTCCGGCTCACCATCGGATTTAAAGtgactgctgttttgtgtcCTTTAACGCTAACTTCTACttcagtctttttctctgttcaggTTCTTGTAAACGTTTCTTTCCAAACTCTCACTCACTGGCGCTGTGTTTCTGCTCTTCCCTCACTCCTTCAGTCaatctctcttcttctcctgataataaaaaagacaaacgaAAATCTGCAAAGGCCAAGCCCATGTCCAACTCATCCTTGA